The following are from one region of the Halogeometricum sp. S3BR5-2 genome:
- a CDS encoding complex I subunit 4 family protein, translated as MLIEGLIAVAFVAALVVFVSPDEYAGRLAAALSLVPIAGSLYMWSQFDATGNALLGGSVAFETDFVWLTLGGLDVHWLVGMDGISMPLVVLTTILTTLAIVSAWTPIDTRQSQFYGLMLFMEANLLGVFTALDFFLWFVFWEAVLVPMYFLIGIWGGPRRKYAAIKFFVYTNIASLAMFIGFIALVFGLGDSVSSMRLPEIATALRGGELGGFAGLDAGALKLAAFVAMFVGFAVKVPVVPLHTWLPDAHVEAPTPASVMLAGVLLKMGTYALLRFNFTMMPDVAQALVVPIALIAVISVIYGAVLALAQQDLKRIVAYSSVSSMGYVILGLVAYTTYGVGGATFQMVAHGLISGLMFMTVGVIYNTTHTRMVGDMSGIADRMPVTSGIFVAGAFGYMGLPLMAGFAGEFFIFQGAFASTVHSAMPLFTAAAMFGIVIVAGYLLLAMQRTLFGPFRFDGDYEVTEAAFHDVAPLAVLLFLVIVLGVAPDLFFQMIQQAVNPILQTGGGL; from the coding sequence ATGTTGATAGAAGGTCTCATCGCCGTCGCGTTCGTCGCCGCTCTGGTCGTGTTCGTCTCGCCGGACGAGTACGCCGGTCGGCTGGCGGCCGCGCTCAGTCTCGTCCCCATCGCGGGGTCGCTCTACATGTGGTCACAGTTCGACGCGACCGGAAACGCCCTGCTCGGCGGCTCCGTCGCGTTCGAGACGGACTTCGTCTGGCTCACGCTGGGCGGGTTGGACGTCCACTGGCTCGTCGGGATGGACGGCATCAGCATGCCGCTCGTCGTCCTGACGACCATCCTCACGACGCTGGCCATCGTCAGCGCGTGGACGCCCATCGACACGCGTCAGTCGCAGTTCTACGGACTGATGCTGTTCATGGAGGCGAACCTCCTCGGCGTCTTCACGGCGCTGGACTTCTTCCTGTGGTTCGTCTTCTGGGAGGCCGTGCTGGTCCCGATGTACTTCCTCATCGGCATCTGGGGCGGCCCGCGGCGCAAGTACGCGGCGATAAAGTTCTTCGTCTACACGAACATCGCCTCCCTGGCGATGTTCATCGGCTTCATCGCCCTCGTGTTCGGTCTCGGCGACTCCGTGTCGTCGATGCGCCTGCCCGAGATAGCGACGGCGCTCAGGGGCGGAGAGTTGGGAGGCTTCGCCGGCTTGGACGCCGGCGCGCTGAAACTGGCGGCGTTCGTCGCGATGTTCGTCGGCTTCGCGGTGAAGGTGCCCGTCGTCCCCCTGCACACGTGGCTGCCCGACGCTCACGTCGAGGCGCCCACGCCGGCCTCCGTGATGCTGGCGGGCGTCCTCCTGAAGATGGGGACCTACGCCCTGCTGCGGTTCAACTTCACGATGATGCCCGACGTGGCGCAGGCGCTCGTCGTGCCCATCGCGCTCATCGCCGTCATCAGCGTTATCTACGGCGCTGTGCTGGCGCTGGCTCAGCAGGACCTCAAGCGCATCGTCGCCTACTCGTCGGTGTCGTCGATGGGCTACGTCATCCTCGGACTCGTGGCGTACACGACGTACGGCGTCGGCGGCGCGACGTTCCAGATGGTGGCGCACGGCCTCATCTCCGGTCTGATGTTCATGACCGTCGGCGTCATCTACAACACGACGCACACGCGGATGGTCGGCGACATGTCCGGCATTGCGGACCGGATGCCCGTCACCTCGGGCATCTTCGTTGCGGGCGCGTTCGGCTACATGGGACTGCCCCTGATGGCCGGCTTCGCCGGGGAGTTCTTCATCTTCCAGGGCGCGTTCGCCTCGACGGTCCACTCCGCGATGCCGCTGTTCACGGCGGCCGCGATGTTCGGTATCGTCATCGTCGCCGGCTACCTGCTGCTCGCGATGCAGCGAACGCTGTTCGGGCCGTTCCGCTTCGACGGCGACTACGAGGTGACCGAGGCGGCGTTCCACGACGTGGCGCCGCTGGCGGTGCTCCTCTTCCTCGTCATCGTGCTCGGGGTGGCACCGGACCTGTTCTTCCAGATGATTCAACAAGCGGTTAACCCGATTCTCCAGACCGGAGGTGGGCTCTGA
- the nuoL gene encoding NADH-quinone oxidoreductase subunit L gives MAGIFDFAPAIVLLPFVSFLVALAVGDRLPKGGALAGIVATAGSFLLSVATFFTVSGGQTYNQTIYTWASGLDGAVTLTFGLLIDPLSAMMLVIVTLVATLVHVFSLGYMNDEGETGLPRYYAGLGLFTASMLGFVVADNLLMAFMFFELVGLCSYLLIGFWFREPGPPSAAKKAFLVTRFGDYFFLVGVVAVFATFGTAAFAGSESFPHLAEQAIAGEQSVNTFGFDPQTWFTVVGLLILGGVVGKSAQFPLHTWLPDAMEGPTPVSALIHAATMVAAGVYLVARMYGFYALSPTALAIIALIGGFTALFAATMGVVKREIKQVLAYSTISQYGYMMLGLGGGGYVAATFHLMTHAFFKALLFLGAGSVIIAMHHNENMWEMGGLKDKMPVTYYTFLSGSLALAGIVPFAGFWSKDEVLYETLIHGLGGSPVLLVAYAMGLLAVFFTGFYTFRMVLLTFHGEPRSQTARDPHGVHWNVKGPLVVLGVLAATTGLVNMVPVQKLLGIEGIDFLHQWLDGGFEGLTAHHYGDLIPYSSAYIGGGEAATVAIGAAVSLGLALAGAGLAYFLYNDDDPTEHTDKLGGVKTVLYNNYYQDESQVWLATGLVQPFSRGADKFDQGVVDGVVNGVSSVSLFSGNRVRRIQSGVVSNYAALLTLGLTALILGFGLLGGWF, from the coding sequence ATGGCAGGAATATTCGACTTCGCTCCGGCGATCGTGCTGTTACCGTTCGTCTCGTTCCTCGTCGCCCTCGCCGTGGGCGACCGGCTACCGAAGGGCGGCGCGCTCGCCGGTATCGTGGCGACGGCAGGCTCGTTCCTCCTGTCGGTCGCGACGTTCTTCACGGTCAGTGGGGGACAGACGTACAACCAGACGATATACACGTGGGCCAGCGGGCTCGACGGGGCCGTCACGCTGACGTTCGGTCTCCTCATCGACCCGCTGTCGGCGATGATGCTCGTCATCGTGACGCTCGTCGCCACCCTGGTCCACGTGTTCAGCCTCGGTTACATGAACGACGAGGGCGAGACGGGCCTGCCGCGCTACTACGCCGGTCTCGGTCTGTTCACCGCCTCCATGCTCGGGTTCGTCGTCGCCGACAACCTGCTCATGGCGTTCATGTTCTTCGAGCTGGTGGGCCTCTGCTCGTACCTGCTCATCGGCTTCTGGTTCCGCGAACCGGGTCCGCCGTCGGCCGCGAAGAAGGCGTTCTTGGTGACGCGCTTCGGGGACTACTTCTTCCTCGTCGGCGTCGTCGCCGTCTTCGCGACGTTCGGCACCGCGGCGTTCGCCGGGTCCGAGTCGTTCCCGCACCTCGCCGAACAGGCCATCGCGGGCGAGCAGTCGGTGAACACGTTCGGGTTCGACCCGCAGACGTGGTTCACCGTCGTCGGCCTCCTGATTCTCGGCGGGGTCGTCGGGAAGTCGGCGCAGTTCCCCCTGCACACGTGGCTGCCGGACGCCATGGAGGGTCCGACGCCCGTCTCCGCGCTCATCCACGCCGCGACGATGGTCGCCGCCGGGGTGTACCTCGTCGCGCGGATGTACGGCTTCTACGCGCTCTCGCCGACGGCGCTCGCCATCATCGCCCTCATCGGGGGCTTCACGGCCCTCTTCGCGGCGACGATGGGCGTCGTCAAGCGCGAGATAAAGCAGGTGCTCGCGTACTCGACTATCTCTCAGTACGGCTACATGATGCTGGGGCTGGGCGGCGGCGGCTACGTCGCCGCGACGTTCCACTTGATGACGCACGCGTTCTTCAAGGCGCTCCTGTTCCTCGGCGCGGGGTCGGTCATCATCGCGATGCACCACAACGAGAACATGTGGGAGATGGGCGGGCTGAAAGACAAGATGCCCGTCACCTACTACACGTTCCTCTCGGGGTCGCTCGCGCTCGCGGGCATCGTCCCGTTCGCCGGCTTCTGGTCGAAGGACGAGGTGCTGTACGAGACGCTCATCCACGGCCTCGGCGGGAGTCCGGTGCTCCTCGTCGCGTACGCGATGGGTCTCCTCGCGGTGTTCTTCACCGGCTTCTACACCTTCCGGATGGTGCTTCTCACGTTCCACGGCGAACCGCGCTCGCAGACGGCGCGTGACCCGCACGGCGTCCACTGGAACGTCAAGGGACCGCTCGTCGTCCTCGGCGTCCTCGCCGCGACGACGGGTCTCGTCAACATGGTGCCCGTCCAGAAGCTCCTCGGAATCGAGGGTATCGACTTCCTCCACCAGTGGCTCGACGGCGGCTTCGAGGGACTCACCGCCCACCACTACGGTGACCTGATTCCGTACAGTTCCGCCTACATCGGCGGCGGCGAGGCGGCGACGGTGGCCATCGGGGCCGCCGTCTCGCTCGGACTCGCCCTGGCCGGGGCGGGGCTCGCGTACTTCCTGTACAACGACGACGACCCGACCGAGCACACCGACAAACTCGGCGGCGTCAAGACCGTCCTGTACAACAACTACTACCAGGACGAGTCCCAGGTCTGGCTGGCCACCGGCCTCGTCCAGCCGTTCTCGCGCGGCGCGGACAAGTTCGACCAAGGCGTCGTCGACGGCGTCGTCAACGGCGTCTCCAGCGTCAGCCTGTTCTCGGGTAACCGCGTCCGACGCATCCAGTCGGGCGTCGTGAGCAACTACGCCGCGCTCCTCACGTTGGGGCTGACGGCGCTGATTCTCGGCTTCGGCCTCCTCGGAGGGTGGTTCTGA
- the nuoK gene encoding NADH-quinone oxidoreductase subunit NuoK has protein sequence MVPPQYYLLLSAAVFCIGLFGILTRRNALLFLMSVELMLNAANINLVAFSYVWGNVTGQTFGLFTMAIAAAEVAVGLGIILVLYRSFGDVDVTDATTMRW, from the coding sequence ATGGTTCCGCCCCAGTACTACCTGCTCCTCTCGGCGGCCGTCTTCTGTATCGGGCTGTTCGGCATCCTGACGCGGCGCAACGCGCTGCTGTTCTTGATGTCGGTCGAACTGATGTTGAACGCCGCGAACATCAACCTCGTCGCGTTCTCCTACGTCTGGGGGAACGTCACGGGACAGACGTTCGGGCTGTTCACCATGGCGATCGCCGCCGCCGAAGTCGCCGTCGGTCTCGGCATCATCCTGGTGCTGTACCGTAGCTTCGGCGACGTCGACGTCACCGACGCGACGACGATGAGGTGGTAA
- a CDS encoding proton-conducting membrane transporter, translating to MTTKPELKLGSHLVPGLAAVALFAVMAAVFLTASFPEPQGFADDANIVASIGYAMFDLDFGSVASESFLAAFLIMAVLLDVALDGAVLLARREPGESTVKLVSDGGKRLRETLSKTERGQPEDDD from the coding sequence ATGACGACCAAACCGGAGCTCAAACTCGGCTCGCATCTCGTGCCGGGTCTGGCCGCCGTCGCACTGTTCGCCGTGATGGCAGCGGTGTTCCTCACGGCGTCGTTCCCGGAGCCGCAAGGCTTCGCGGACGACGCGAACATCGTCGCGAGCATCGGGTACGCGATGTTCGACCTCGACTTCGGGAGCGTGGCTTCCGAGAGCTTCCTCGCCGCGTTCCTCATCATGGCGGTGCTGCTCGACGTCGCACTCGACGGCGCCGTCCTGCTGGCGCGCCGCGAACCCGGCGAGTCGACGGTGAAGCTCGTCTCGGACGGCGGGAAACGGCTGCGAGAGACGCTCTCGAAAACGGAGCGCGGTCAACCGGAGGACGACGACTGA
- a CDS encoding NADH-quinone oxidoreductase subunit J, which yields MVYETIAFALFALITLGCSLGVVLVRDIWHSALLLGGALLSVAVHYVMLQAEFLAAMQILVYVGGILILVTFAVMLTRTRSEVNSA from the coding sequence ATGGTTTATGAAACCATCGCGTTCGCGCTGTTCGCCCTCATCACCCTGGGCTGCAGCCTGGGCGTCGTCCTCGTGCGGGACATCTGGCACTCCGCACTCCTACTCGGGGGCGCGCTCTTGAGCGTCGCGGTGCACTACGTGATGCTGCAAGCGGAGTTTCTGGCCGCGATGCAGATTCTCGTCTACGTGGGCGGGATACTGATCTTGGTCACGTTCGCCGTGATGCTGACGCGTACACGATCGGAGGTGAATAGCGCATGA
- a CDS encoding NuoI/complex I 23 kDa subunit family protein, with amino-acid sequence MIGLLKSMATTMKHALDGETFTVEYPDVAPEVSPRFRGVHKFSQERCIWCRQCENVCPNDTIQIVQDDQRNGEQYNLHIGQCIYCRLCEEVCPVDAILLTQNFEFTADTKDEFVYNKEQLKNVPWYKDIDPLNSREPDRDAWIGEGDGEVDYQ; translated from the coding sequence ATGATCGGACTGCTCAAATCCATGGCGACGACGATGAAGCACGCGCTGGACGGCGAGACGTTCACGGTGGAGTATCCGGACGTCGCGCCCGAAGTCAGCCCCCGGTTCCGCGGGGTCCACAAGTTCAGTCAGGAGCGCTGCATCTGGTGCCGCCAGTGCGAGAACGTCTGCCCGAACGACACCATCCAGATCGTTCAGGACGACCAGCGCAACGGCGAACAGTACAACCTCCACATCGGTCAGTGCATCTACTGCCGCCTGTGCGAGGAGGTCTGCCCGGTTGACGCCATCCTGCTCACGCAGAACTTCGAGTTCACCGCGGACACGAAAGACGAGTTCGTCTACAACAAAGAACAGCTAAAGAACGTCCCCTGGTACAAGGACATCGACCCGCTGAACTCCCGCGAACCCGACCGCGACGCGTGGATCGGGGAGGGTGACGGCGAAGTCGACTACCAGTGA
- a CDS encoding complex I subunit 1/NuoH family protein, producing the protein MIPLQSTTPLPDTIANLLGLSGLLGTVVGALLGAFLIANIVLLQTAVAGPWAKRKITAAFTDRISVNRVGPFGLLTIVVDAVRLLSKELVIPDGVDRPAYDLGPLFIPFSAILGFAVIPMGNGIHLADPETGLVFAFAAASMASLGIMMMGYGSDNKYSLLGGLRAIAANIAYEIPLVVTGASVVLFTGSLRMSEIVAAQTEPLLTVAGVAIPQWFAFVNPFAFVLFVIANLAEVGRNPFDIPEAPTEIVAGYQTEYSSVYFVLIYLGEFVHIFLGGAIAATLFLGGPAGPILPGFVWFLIKIWAFYFFTQWARSAIPRLRVDQFLDIGWKGMLVLSFANLVLTAIIVGVIA; encoded by the coding sequence ATGATACCGCTGCAGTCGACGACGCCGCTGCCGGACACCATCGCGAACCTGCTGGGGCTGTCCGGCCTGCTCGGGACGGTCGTGGGGGCGCTCCTCGGCGCGTTCCTCATCGCCAACATCGTCCTCCTGCAGACGGCCGTCGCCGGCCCGTGGGCCAAGCGGAAGATCACGGCGGCGTTCACCGACCGCATCTCGGTCAACCGCGTCGGACCGTTCGGTCTGCTCACCATCGTGGTCGACGCCGTCCGACTGCTCTCGAAGGAGTTGGTCATCCCCGACGGCGTCGACAGACCCGCCTACGACCTCGGTCCGCTCTTCATTCCGTTCTCCGCCATTCTCGGTTTCGCCGTCATCCCGATGGGTAACGGCATCCACCTCGCGGACCCCGAGACGGGCCTCGTGTTCGCGTTCGCGGCCGCATCCATGGCCTCGCTCGGAATCATGATGATGGGGTACGGCTCGGACAACAAGTACTCGCTGCTCGGCGGTCTGCGCGCCATCGCGGCCAACATCGCCTACGAGATACCGCTCGTCGTCACGGGGGCGTCGGTGGTGCTGTTCACCGGCTCCCTCCGGATGAGCGAAATCGTCGCGGCGCAGACCGAACCGCTTCTGACAGTGGCCGGCGTGGCGATTCCGCAGTGGTTCGCGTTCGTCAACCCGTTCGCGTTCGTGCTGTTCGTCATCGCGAACCTCGCGGAGGTCGGCCGGAACCCGTTCGACATCCCCGAGGCGCCGACCGAAATCGTCGCCGGGTACCAGACGGAGTACTCCTCGGTGTACTTCGTGCTCATCTACCTCGGCGAGTTCGTCCACATCTTCCTCGGCGGCGCCATCGCGGCGACGCTGTTCCTCGGCGGCCCGGCGGGACCGATCCTGCCCGGGTTCGTCTGGTTCCTGATCAAGATATGGGCGTTCTACTTCTTCACGCAGTGGGCGCGTTCGGCGATTCCGCGCCTCCGCGTCGACCAGTTCCTCGACATCGGTTGGAAGGGCATGCTCGTCCTTTCGTTCGCGAACCTGGTGCTCACGGCCATCATCGTGGGAGTGATAGCATGA
- a CDS encoding NADH-quinone oxidoreductase subunit D: protein MSLEKPRDEQSNAVAAKPTTGEEIADLLGDLVIGRDDHVNAPGFVIRPTDVQETLFRLRDDAGFDHLSNVTAEEREDRYETIYHLTSYDDRRREVSVVVPTAKDDPRSQSASAVFRTADWHEREAYDLIGIEYDDHPDLRRILLPDTWQGHPLSKDFDQRRPQVVTLKEWANPLADDHRDSEGETMYLNIGPHHPATHGVLHVRTVLDGEQVADVDPDIGYLHRCEEQMCQNKTYRHQIMPYPDRWDYASAGLLNEWAYARAAEDLNDIEVPEYAQIIRTMSAELCRICSHMLAVGTFALDVYGDFTAIFMYAMRDREKIQNILEDLTGQRMMFNYFRLGGVVWDLPEPREEFFEKIRDFLDDLPGALEEYHDLISGNEILQLRTIDTGVLPTEVAKSYGATGPVARASGVDYDLRRDDPYGYYDELDWDVITDDGCDNYSRLLCRMREVEESAKIIEQCVDLLEDWPEEERTIQSNVPRTLRPEDDTEIYRAVEGAKGELGIYIRADGTDKPGRFKIRSPCFSNLQTLPEISNGEYIPDMIASLGSLDIILGEVDR from the coding sequence ATGAGTTTGGAGAAACCACGAGACGAGCAGTCGAACGCCGTCGCCGCGAAACCGACGACGGGCGAGGAGATCGCCGACCTGCTCGGCGACCTCGTCATCGGCCGCGACGACCACGTGAACGCGCCGGGATTCGTCATCCGGCCGACCGACGTGCAGGAGACGCTGTTCCGCCTGCGCGACGACGCCGGCTTCGACCACCTCTCGAACGTGACCGCGGAGGAGCGTGAGGACCGCTACGAGACCATCTACCACCTCACGAGCTACGACGACCGCAGACGAGAGGTGAGCGTCGTCGTCCCCACCGCGAAGGACGACCCGCGCAGTCAGTCGGCGAGCGCCGTCTTCCGGACGGCCGACTGGCACGAACGCGAGGCGTACGACCTCATCGGCATCGAGTACGACGACCACCCGGACCTGCGGCGCATCCTCCTGCCCGACACGTGGCAGGGACACCCGCTGTCGAAGGACTTCGACCAGCGCCGCCCGCAGGTCGTCACGCTGAAGGAGTGGGCGAACCCGCTGGCGGACGACCACCGGGACTCGGAGGGGGAGACGATGTACCTCAACATCGGCCCCCACCACCCGGCGACCCACGGCGTCCTCCACGTCCGGACGGTCCTCGACGGCGAACAGGTCGCCGACGTGGACCCCGACATCGGCTACCTCCACCGCTGCGAGGAGCAGATGTGCCAGAACAAGACGTACCGCCACCAGATCATGCCGTACCCCGACCGCTGGGACTACGCCTCGGCCGGTCTGCTCAACGAGTGGGCGTACGCCCGCGCCGCGGAGGACCTCAACGACATCGAGGTGCCCGAGTACGCGCAGATCATCCGGACGATGAGCGCGGAACTCTGCCGCATCTGCTCGCACATGCTGGCCGTCGGGACGTTCGCGCTGGACGTCTACGGCGACTTCACGGCCATCTTCATGTACGCGATGCGGGACCGCGAGAAGATACAGAACATCCTCGAGGACCTCACGGGTCAGCGGATGATGTTCAACTACTTCCGCCTCGGAGGCGTCGTCTGGGACCTCCCCGAACCCCGCGAGGAGTTCTTCGAGAAGATTCGGGACTTCCTCGACGACCTGCCGGGGGCGCTGGAGGAGTACCACGACCTCATCTCCGGCAACGAGATTCTCCAACTGCGCACAATCGACACGGGCGTCCTGCCGACGGAAGTCGCCAAGTCGTACGGCGCGACCGGACCCGTCGCCCGCGCGTCGGGCGTCGACTACGACCTGCGCCGCGACGACCCGTACGGCTACTACGACGAACTCGACTGGGACGTCATCACCGACGACGGCTGCGACAACTACAGCCGCCTGCTGTGTCGGATGCGCGAGGTCGAGGAGTCCGCGAAGATCATCGAACAGTGCGTCGACCTGCTCGAGGACTGGCCCGAGGAGGAGCGCACCATCCAGTCGAACGTCCCGCGGACCCTGCGTCCCGAGGACGACACCGAAATCTACCGCGCCGTCGAGGGCGCGAAGGGCGAACTCGGCATCTACATCCGCGCGGACGGCACCGACAAGCCCGGCCGCTTCAAGATCCGAAGCCCGTGCTTCTCGAACCTGCAGACGCTGCCGGAGATATCCAACGGCGAGTACATCCCGGACATGATCGCCTCGCTCGGCAGCCTCGACATCATCTTGGGTGAGGTCGACCGATGA
- a CDS encoding NADH-quinone oxidoreductase subunit B yields the protein MSSDQNQPFVTDDSQVQTKTRDARMTGSGTDNRFNSKLREAFGSSPFILTKFDNFMNWVRGSSMFMLQFGIACCSIEMMHTYSVKHDLDRFHAGVPRASPRQADVIIVPGTIVSKFAPRMKRVYDQMPEPKFVIGMGSCTISGGPFQEGYNVIKGAEEVIPVDIHVPGCPPRPEALVYGVAKLQQRIAEGESSPVTVKPYELEQFSDLEQDELIDKLADEIETDDLVMRYNWADSP from the coding sequence ATGAGCAGCGACCAGAACCAACCGTTCGTTACAGACGACTCACAGGTACAGACGAAGACCCGCGACGCCCGGATGACGGGATCCGGGACGGACAACCGGTTCAACTCGAAGCTTCGCGAGGCGTTCGGCTCCTCGCCGTTCATCCTCACGAAGTTCGACAACTTCATGAACTGGGTTCGCGGCTCTTCGATGTTCATGCTGCAGTTCGGCATCGCCTGCTGCAGCATCGAGATGATGCACACCTACTCGGTGAAACACGACCTCGACCGCTTCCACGCCGGGGTCCCCCGGGCGTCGCCGCGGCAGGCCGACGTCATCATCGTGCCGGGAACCATCGTCTCGAAGTTCGCGCCGCGGATGAAGCGCGTGTACGACCAGATGCCCGAGCCGAAGTTCGTCATCGGGATGGGTTCGTGCACCATCTCGGGCGGCCCGTTCCAGGAGGGGTACAACGTCATCAAGGGCGCAGAAGAGGTCATCCCGGTCGACATCCACGTTCCGGGTTGCCCGCCGCGCCCGGAGGCCCTCGTCTACGGCGTCGCGAAACTACAGCAGCGCATCGCAGAGGGCGAGTCGAGTCCGGTGACGGTCAAACCGTACGAACTCGAACAGTTCAGCGACCTCGAACAGGACGAACTGATCGACAAACTCGCCGACGAGATAGAGACGGACGACCTCGTGATGCGGTACAACTGGGCTGATTCGCCATGA
- a CDS encoding NADH-quinone oxidoreductase subunit A produces the protein MSAWIAIGALALVAVGIPIGMMQTSAMIRPSVPEQGKSATYESGEVPTGSARVQFNIQYYMVALLFLVFDVETVLIFPWTVIYRSALEQGASLTAVLLPMLVFVGVLVIGLVWAWRNGAVKWVKSPLANRRKTERQDA, from the coding sequence ATGAGTGCATGGATCGCAATCGGCGCGTTGGCCCTCGTGGCTGTCGGCATCCCCATCGGGATGATGCAGACGTCAGCCATGATACGGCCATCGGTGCCGGAACAAGGAAAGAGCGCCACCTACGAGAGCGGTGAGGTACCCACGGGATCGGCGCGCGTCCAGTTCAATATCCAATACTACATGGTCGCGCTGCTGTTCCTCGTGTTCGACGTCGAAACCGTCCTCATCTTCCCGTGGACGGTCATCTACCGTTCCGCGCTGGAGCAAGGGGCGAGTCTGACGGCCGTACTGCTGCCGATGTTAGTGTTCGTCGGCGTGCTGGTCATCGGTCTCGTGTGGGCGTGGCGTAACGGCGCAGTCAAGTGGGTCAAAAGCCCGCTGGCGAACCGCCGGAAGACAGAGAGACAAGACGCATGA
- the purE gene encoding 5-(carboxyamino)imidazole ribonucleotide mutase: protein MTDDTDADDVTVESLIDRLREEADTDADPETTPDVGIIMGSDSDLEVMRGAHEALDELGFAEQTDFSEAPDARFSYETYVVSAHRTPELMYAYGETAADRGLDVIIAGAGGKSADLPNMTASIAYPLPVVGVPVQEKSVDSVIGMPTGAPIVAVDAGKSFNAALSAVQMLAREHEELETRLVEYHESLTGGVARDSRDLHDMGVAGYVESREK from the coding sequence ATGACTGACGACACCGACGCGGACGACGTGACCGTCGAATCGCTCATCGATCGGTTGAGAGAGGAGGCCGACACCGACGCGGACCCCGAGACGACGCCCGACGTGGGCATCATCATGGGGTCGGACTCGGATTTGGAGGTCATGCGCGGCGCGCACGAGGCCCTCGACGAACTCGGATTCGCGGAGCAGACCGACTTCTCCGAGGCGCCCGACGCGCGCTTTTCGTACGAGACGTACGTCGTCTCCGCGCACCGGACGCCCGAGTTGATGTACGCCTACGGCGAGACGGCGGCGGACAGGGGGTTAGACGTGATAATCGCCGGCGCGGGCGGGAAGTCCGCCGACCTGCCGAACATGACCGCCTCCATCGCCTACCCCCTGCCGGTCGTCGGCGTGCCGGTCCAAGAGAAGTCCGTCGACTCGGTCATCGGGATGCCGACGGGCGCGCCCATCGTCGCCGTCGACGCGGGCAAGTCGTTCAACGCGGCGCTGTCGGCCGTCCAGATGCTCGCGCGCGAGCACGAGGAACTGGAGACGCGCCTCGTGGAGTACCACGAGTCGCTGACCGGCGGGGTCGCGCGGGACTCGCGGGACCTCCACGACATGGGCGTGGCCGGCTACGTCGAGTCGCGCGAGAAGTAG